The stretch of DNA GTGGTCTTGATGACGCCGGCGCGGGTGCCGCCGATGGCCTTGGCGTAGGACTTGGCCAGGTCCCAGGCCGAGCCCGAAGCGTCCTGCTCAACGGCGATGATGTCCGGGATGCCGCGGCCGGCTTCGAATTCGCGGCGCACGGTGTGGCCGGGGGCCTTCGGGGCGACGAGGATAACGTCAACGCCCTCAGGTGCCTGGATGTAGCCGAAGCGGATGTTGAAGCCGTGGGCGAAGGCCAGTGCCTTGCCGGGGGTCAGCTTGTCCTTGATGGACTCGGTGAAGATCGAGCGCTGGTGCTGGTCCGGAGCCAGGATCATGATGACGTCGGCCCATTCGGCGGCGTCGGCAACGTTCTTGACCGTGAAGCCTGCGTCCTCGGCCTTGGCGATCGACTTCGAGCCGTCCTTGAGCGCGATGACAACCTCGACGCCGGAATCGCGCAGGTTCTGCGCGTGGGCGTGGCCCTGCGAGCCGTAGCCAACGATGGCTACCTTGCGGCCCTGGATGATCGACAGGTCGGCGTCGTCGTCGTAGAACATTTCAGTCACTTGCGTAACTCCTCTTGAGTGGTTTTGTAGTGGTGGTCTTGCGGTGCTGCGGTTGCGGGCAAGCGTCCCGCCACGGCGTGCTGCCTAGGCGGAGCGCAGTGCCCGGTCACTCATGGAGCGGGATCCCCGTCCAACGGCCAGGGTGCCGGACTGCACAATTTCGCGGATGCCGAAGGGCTCCAGCACTGAAAGCAGCGCCGAGAGCTTTTCGGGATGGCCGGTGGCCTCGATGACGACGGAGTCTGTGGACACGTCCACCACCGAGGCGCGGAACAGGTCTGCAGCCTGGGTCACCTGCAGGCGTGTTGCGGCATCCGCACGTACTTTGACCAGGATGTGGTCGCGCTGTACGGAAGATTCTGAGGTCAGCTCAACGATCTTGATCACGTTCACCAGCTTGTTCAGCTGCTTGGTGACCTGCTCGATGAGCTCACCATCGGCGTCGACCACCACTGTCATCCGGGAAATGCCGGGGACTTCGGTGGGGCCAACTGCCAGGGAGTTGATGTTGAAGGCCCGGCGGGCAAAGAGGCTTGCCACGCGGGTGAGGACGCCGGGTTTGTCTTCAACCAGGACGGAAAGTGTATGGCGGCTCATGGTCAGTCTTCCTCTTCCCAGTCCGGGGTCATGTTGCGGGCAACCTGGATCTGGTCGTTGCTCACGCCGGCGGGCACCATCGGCCACACCATGGAGTTGGGGCTCACCACGAAGTCGATCACCACCGGGCGGTCGTTGATTTCGAGGGCCTTCTGGATGGTGGCATCGATGTCCTCGTCGCGTTCGCAGCGGAACGACGCGCAGCCGTAGGCCTCCCCCAGCTTGACGAAGTCCGGGATGCGGACGGTGTCATGGCCGGTGTTGAGGTCCGTGTTGGAGTAGCGGCCCTCGTAGAAGAGGGTCTGCCACTGCCGCACCATGCCCAGCGAGGAGTTGTTGATGACGGCAACCTTGATGGGGATCTTGTTGATGGCGCAGGTGGCCAGTTCCTGGTTGGTCATCTGGAAGCAGCCGTCGCCGTCGATGGCCCAGACCACGCGGTCGGGCTCCCCCACTTTGGCGCCCATGGCTGCCGGCACGGCGTAGCCCATGGTGCCTGCACCGCCCGAGTTCAGCCAGGCGTGCGGGCGCTCGTACTTGATGAACTGCGCTGCCCACATCTGGTGCTGGCCCACACCCGCTACGTAAACGCCTTCGGGGCCGGTCAGGGCACCGATGCGTTCGATGACCTTCTGCGGTGCGGTGAGCCCGTCCTCGGGTTCAGTGAAGCCCAGCGGGTAGGTTTCCTTGAGGTTGTTCAGGAAAGCCCACCACGTGGTGAGGTCCGGAGTTCCGGCGGCCTCGAACTGGGCCCGCACGGCCTCGGTCAATTCGGGAATGATCTCCTTGACCGAGCCCACGATCGGGACGTCCGCGGCGCGGTTCTTGGAGATTTCCGCGGGGTCGATGTCTGCGTGGATCACCTTGGCGTGGGGCGCAAACGTCTTCAGGACACCCGTGACGCGGTCATCGAATCGGGCTCCGAGGGTGATCAGCAGGTCCGACTGCTGCAGGGCCGTCACCGCCGAGACGCTGCCGTGCATGCCGGGCATGCCGACGTGCTGCGGGTGCGAGTCCGGGAACGCGCCCTTGGCCATCAGGGTGGTGACCACCGGCGCACCGGTGGCCTCGGCCAGTGCCCGCAGTTCGGCGCTGGCATGGGCCTTGACCACACCGCCGCCAACGTAGAGGACCGGCTTGGTGGCCGCGGCGATGAGCTTTGCTGCCTCGCGGACCTGCTTGTTGTGGCCGCGGGTGACGGGCCGGTAGCCGGGCAGGTCAATGCGGGGCGGCCAGGAGAAGGTCATCTGGCCCACCTGGGCGTCCTTGGCCACGTCCACGAGGACGGGGCCCGGACGGCCGGTGGAGGCCAGGTGGAAAGCTTCCGCCATGACATGCGGGATGTCGTTGGGGTCGGTCACCAGGAAGGAGTGCTTGGTGATGGGCATGGTGATGCCCACGATGTCCGCTTCCTGGAAGGCGTCGGTGCCGATGACACCGCTGGACACCTGGCCGGTGATGGCCACCAGGGGTACGGAGTCCATGTGGGCATCCATGATGGCGGTAACGAGGTTGGTGGCGCCGGGGCCGGAGGTGGCGATGCACACGCCCACCCGTCCCGTCACCATGGCGTAGCCTTGCGCGGCGTGGCCGGCTCCCTGTTCGTGACGGACCAGCACGTGGTTCATGGTGGAGGCCATCAAGGGGTCGTAGGTGGGCAGGATCGCGCCACCAGGCAAACCGAAAATATCGTCGACGCCGAGTTCTTCGAGCGAGCGGACAATAGCTTGCGAGCCGGTCATCACCGTTGGGGGTACAACGTTGTTCGGCCCAAGGACAGGAGAGACAGCAGCAAGGTCGGCGACGACGGCGGCGTGCTCAGCCGTCCGGTCGGCACGTTCCGGAGCCTTGGGGGCTCCAGGGGACTTGGCAGCCATCAGCGAGGGGCTGATCGGCGATCCTTTGCTCATCGGACTCTTCCTTGTGGATCATCATTAGCGGTGAAACTGCGGGGAATAAAAAAACCCCTCAAGCCGTGTTGGCTCTTCGAGGGGTTTGCGCGTGACAGTTCGTTGCCGGGGCTAGTGAGCCACGCGCTTGGTAAGGACGACGACTGCAACTGCGCAGTTGGTAACGAAAGTCATGCGTTCAGTTTTCCCTCTGGTGTGACGGGTGTCAACGCGGGACAATCCCATCTCACCATGTGGACTCCAACGTCCACCCTTTGATCATATGGCATGAGAAGCGCAGGTTCTGACAGGCTCAACCATAGGCCGGCGGTTGAGCCTGTCGAAACCCGTCAGCCGCAGTATGCGCCGGTGCTCGCGCTGTGCACGAGCTTGGCGTACTTGGCCAGGACGCCCTTGGTGTAGCGGGCCGGCAGCGGCTCCCAGCCAACCTTGCGGGCCTCAAGCTCGGCGTCATCGACCAGCAGGTCGAAGCTGCGCGCGGCGATGTCCACGCGGATCCGGTCACCGTCCCTGACGAAGGCGATAGGGCCGCCGTCCACCGCTTCCGGCGCGACGTGGCCGATGCACAGCCCGGTGGTCCCGCCGGAGAACCGGCCATCGGTCAGCAGCAGGACGTCCTTGCCGAGGCCCGCGCCCTTGATGGCGCCGGTGATGGCCAGCATCTCCCGCATGCCCGGGCCGCCCTTGGGCCCCTCGTAGCGGATGACCACGACGTCGCCGGCATGGATTTCGCCCTGGTCCAGCGCCTGCAGGGCGCCCTGCTCGCGGTCGAACACGCGGGCGGTCCCCTCGAAGACGTCGGCGTCGAATCCTGCAGTCTTCACTACGGCGCCTTCCGGCGCCATGGTGCCGTGCAGGATGGTGATGCCGCCGGTCTTGTGGATGGGGTTGTCCATTGCGCGCAGGATCTTGCCGTCAACATCCGGCGGGTTGATGGCTTCCAGGTTTTCCGCCACGGTCTTGCCGGTGACGGTGAGGCAGTCGCCGTGCAGCAGCCCGGCGTCGAGCAGTGCCTTCATGATGACGGGCACGCCGCCGATTTTGTCGACGTCGGTCATGACGTAGCGGCCGAACGGCTTGAGGTCGCCGAGGTGCGGGATCCTGTCACCGATGCGGTTGAAGTCGTCGAGGGTAAGCTCTACCTCGGCTTCGCGGGCAATGGCCAGCAGGTGCAGGACCGCGTTGGTGGACCCGCCGAACGCCATGGTGACGGCGATGGCGTTTTCAAAGGCCTCCTTGGTCATGATGTCGCGGGCGGTGATGCCCTTGCGCAGCAGGTTCACCACTGCTTCACCGGACTTGCGCGCAAAGTCATCACGACGGCGGTCTGCCGAGGGCGGGGCGGCAGATCCGGGCAGGGACATGCCCAGCGCCTCACCGATGCAGGCCATGGTGTTGGCCGTGTACATGCCGCCGCAGGCGCCTTCGCCGGGACAGATGGCCTTTTCAATGCGCGTGAGGTCTTCCATGCTCATCTTGCCGGCGGCGCAGGCGCCCACGGCCTCAAAGGCATCGATGAGGGTGACTTCCTTCTCGGAGCCGTCCTCGAGCTTTACCCAGCCCGGCATGATCGAGCCGGCGTAGAGGAACACGCTGGACAGGTTGAGCCGGGCCGCGGCCATGAGCATGCCGGGAAGGGACTTGTCGCAGCCGGCGAGCAAGACCGAACCGTCAATCCGCTCGGCCTGCATGACGGTTTCGACGGAATCGGCGATCACTTCGCGGGAGACCAGGGAGAAGTGCATGCCCTCGTGGCCCATGGAAATACCGTCGGACACGGAGATGGTGCCGAACTGCATGGGGAAGCCGCCACCGGCGTGGACACCCTCCTTGGCGCCCTGGGCCAGCCGGTTCAGGGAGAGGTTGCAGGGAGTGAT from Pseudarthrobacter chlorophenolicus A6 encodes:
- the ilvC gene encoding ketol-acid reductoisomerase, with protein sequence MTEMFYDDDADLSIIQGRKVAIVGYGSQGHAHAQNLRDSGVEVVIALKDGSKSIAKAEDAGFTVKNVADAAEWADVIMILAPDQHQRSIFTESIKDKLTPGKALAFAHGFNIRFGYIQAPEGVDVILVAPKAPGHTVRREFEAGRGIPDIIAVEQDASGSAWDLAKSYAKAIGGTRAGVIKTTFTEETETDLFGEQSVLCGGVSQLIQYGFETLTEAGYQPQIAYFEVLHELKLIVDLMWEGGIAKQRWSVSDTAEYGDYVSGPRVITPEVKENMKAVLADIQSGAFAKRFIEDQDNGGVEFKELRAKAEQHPIEEVGRELRSLFSWQQQDADYVEGSAAR
- the ilvN gene encoding acetolactate synthase small subunit, yielding MSRHTLSVLVEDKPGVLTRVASLFARRAFNINSLAVGPTEVPGISRMTVVVDADGELIEQVTKQLNKLVNVIKIVELTSESSVQRDHILVKVRADAATRLQVTQAADLFRASVVDVSTDSVVIEATGHPEKLSALLSVLEPFGIREIVQSGTLAVGRGSRSMSDRALRSA
- a CDS encoding acetolactate synthase large subunit, which translates into the protein MSKGSPISPSLMAAKSPGAPKAPERADRTAEHAAVVADLAAVSPVLGPNNVVPPTVMTGSQAIVRSLEELGVDDIFGLPGGAILPTYDPLMASTMNHVLVRHEQGAGHAAQGYAMVTGRVGVCIATSGPGATNLVTAIMDAHMDSVPLVAITGQVSSGVIGTDAFQEADIVGITMPITKHSFLVTDPNDIPHVMAEAFHLASTGRPGPVLVDVAKDAQVGQMTFSWPPRIDLPGYRPVTRGHNKQVREAAKLIAAATKPVLYVGGGVVKAHASAELRALAEATGAPVVTTLMAKGAFPDSHPQHVGMPGMHGSVSAVTALQQSDLLITLGARFDDRVTGVLKTFAPHAKVIHADIDPAEISKNRAADVPIVGSVKEIIPELTEAVRAQFEAAGTPDLTTWWAFLNNLKETYPLGFTEPEDGLTAPQKVIERIGALTGPEGVYVAGVGQHQMWAAQFIKYERPHAWLNSGGAGTMGYAVPAAMGAKVGEPDRVVWAIDGDGCFQMTNQELATCAINKIPIKVAVINNSSLGMVRQWQTLFYEGRYSNTDLNTGHDTVRIPDFVKLGEAYGCASFRCERDEDIDATIQKALEINDRPVVIDFVVSPNSMVWPMVPAGVSNDQIQVARNMTPDWEEED
- the ilvD gene encoding dihydroxy-acid dehydratase, translated to MSESQIETESKPDIKPRSRVVTDGIHAAPARGMFRAVGMGDDDFAKPQVGVASSWNEITPCNLSLNRLAQGAKEGVHAGGGFPMQFGTISVSDGISMGHEGMHFSLVSREVIADSVETVMQAERIDGSVLLAGCDKSLPGMLMAAARLNLSSVFLYAGSIMPGWVKLEDGSEKEVTLIDAFEAVGACAAGKMSMEDLTRIEKAICPGEGACGGMYTANTMACIGEALGMSLPGSAAPPSADRRRDDFARKSGEAVVNLLRKGITARDIMTKEAFENAIAVTMAFGGSTNAVLHLLAIAREAEVELTLDDFNRIGDRIPHLGDLKPFGRYVMTDVDKIGGVPVIMKALLDAGLLHGDCLTVTGKTVAENLEAINPPDVDGKILRAMDNPIHKTGGITILHGTMAPEGAVVKTAGFDADVFEGTARVFDREQGALQALDQGEIHAGDVVVIRYEGPKGGPGMREMLAITGAIKGAGLGKDVLLLTDGRFSGGTTGLCIGHVAPEAVDGGPIAFVRDGDRIRVDIAARSFDLLVDDAELEARKVGWEPLPARYTKGVLAKYAKLVHSASTGAYCG